In a single window of the Brassica oleracea var. oleracea cultivar TO1000 unplaced genomic scaffold, BOL UnpScaffold00751, whole genome shotgun sequence genome:
- the LOC106319992 gene encoding probable acyl-activating enzyme 17, peroxisomal: MTLLELRSHVWLTAHALNALGLEEESAIAIDMPMNVESVIIYLAIVLAGHVVVSIADSFSPREISTPLKISKAKAIFTQ; this comes from the exons ATGACGCTTCTTGAGTTACGGTCACATGTTTG GTTAACTGCACATGCTCTTAACGCTTTGGGTTTGGAGGAAGAGTCAGCAATCGCTATTGACATGCCGATGAACGTTGAGTCAGTGATCATATACCTTGCCATTGTTCTAGCTGGTCACGTTGTTGTTTCTATAGCTGATAGCTTCTCTCCCCGTGAAATATCGACGCCGCTTAAAATTTCAAAAGCAAAAGCCATATTTACTCAG TGA